The DNA window AAGTCTGTTGTAATACAAACCAACAGGCCTGTTTTGCCTTCATGCCTACTTCTAAGGAGACCTCAAGTCTGCAGAAATTTATTAGTTAACTGCACTGGCTGAATGCAGCAAACAAATAAGGTGAATTATTTGaatattgtgaatttcgttgtatgtgtatatacttacaatgacaataaattattattattattattattattattattattaatgattatGAATTGGGACTATGCATATCACACATGGAAATCATCTCAAAGGACTTCTGTACTCAAGAGTAGGGTTTATCCTGAATGCATTTTATGTAATAATACATGTCAGGGGTTTTCTTATACCTCACTGTGATTTCTGGAATGATTGTTTCCAATCCATAGCCATAAGGTCACCTGACTAGCCTAGTAATCACCACAGAAGCTTCTAATTTCAAAGCGGAATTGAAGCTGTATATGAGTTCCTGCCTTGCTGTAGAAAAgcacaatgtttttcttttaaggagGAAAAAGGCAATCAGCTCCTTCCCGAGAACTCTGCATACAGGGGCCAAAAATGCTCTTCCTTTCTTGCTCATTACCGTTTTCTCTCCCCAGTTATAGACAGCCTCGTGCTGAGCCAGAAACAACAGGCAGTCACCAACTTCAGCAACCGGAAGGGCCTGGAATGCATCTCCCcatttttctccagtgtggaGGAGACCCCTCACGTCATCCCCACAAAGATTCAAGGCCACGTTCCCAAGTGGCTCAAGGGCAGGCTGCTGAGGAATGGGCCAGGGAAGTTTGAGTTTGGGGACGACAAGTaaggcttgtttgtttctttgattgTTGAGGCTCTCGGTTTTGCGGATGATCATTAATTCTAAATAAAGTGTGtagtatttaccgtatttttcgctccataagacacacctttccataagatgcaccaattttttaggagaagaaaacaggaaaatataatctgttttcttcgctccataagacgcacagactttccacccccctgttttgtggggaaaaaagtgcgtcttatggtgcgaaaaatatggtatttaattattcaatttctataccacccatctggctacctgGGTGGTtcgcaacataataaaacaacatGTAACACTTTAAATAACATCCAGAAACAGAACAATATacaaaatcaaattaaacatatCAATCAACTTAAAACTAGGGAAAAGACAAGATGAAattatgaaaacaataaaaaaacaagatGGCGGAGCAATTGACTTAAGGACTTTAAGCAGCACTGCACTCTGTCGATATAATATCTGAGAAAGCCTCTCTAAATAGCCATGATTTCAAAGATCTCTTAAAAATTCCCAGGTGTATTTTGGGCAGGATTTTATTCCAAAGGTGGAGAGCAACTGGATTCTGGTCTCCTCTTTCTGTGCCTCTCTTAGGGCCAATGTTCTCAGCTGCCCCACCTGGGAAAATTGAGTAGGTCATTCAGATCTCACTGTAGTGCCATCCAGAAGTTGCAAGTATAACACAGATATGCTGTCACATAAAGAAAAGGGGCATGTTTTATAGAACATTATCCTTGACAAGGAGTTGTGTAAGAAAGGGATAAATTTTACTACAACACCTAAGGATACTATTTCTTTTTGGTAAGAACGAAGAGGGGTGTGGCTAGGCTGGAGGTCTACAAAGCTTACGCCAAacaaaatgtgttagtctttatgCGGTCACAAGAGGCTTTGTTGGTTTGGCTGCAACGCACGGACACATCCACCCCTCCGTTTATTATTAGCTATTCATGAGCTACATTTATAATTCAGTGTTCCTTGGATTCCTGCAGTTTGCGTTCTGTATTCTCTCCCGGATGCTGAGCTTACTAGGGGTAAAGAGGAGAGCCCTTGTGTGAATCCTCTCCAGAGCCATCTCCCAGACGTCTGCATTCTCCTTCTCTTGCTGCGTCTTCAATGAATAATTTTATAGCACctttacaaaaaaaatttttttttttttgatcctgTAACTCCATGCACACCCTCCAGTAGCTTAGATGAATTGAATCGGTGTGACTGAATATAGAAAGCTGAGAGGATTTGTTATGGGCAGAAATAGAGAATCAAGTTGTGTAACTCACTGCCAAGTGGGTCTTAAGTCGCACCAGTGGCTcagctctttcttctttttttcatgacTCAGAGcccaccctcccctccctttttttctggggaaaaagcacTTAGTACCAAACACTTGGCTTTGGGGGATgcacccaaagacttgccaacatccctggttatCGGGCAGCGAGGAGACTACAGAtccctttatttttctttgaccTGGCTTCTCCTTTCCCATCGAAGGTATAATCACTGGTTTGATGGCATGGCCCTGTTACACAAGTTCGAAATTGAAGATGGCATCGTGAAGTACAGCAGCAAGTTCCTAAGGAGCGATTCCTACGTGACTAATAGCAAGCACAACCGGATCATGATTGCTGAGTTTGGAACCATGGCCGTGCCAGATCCTTGCAAGACTGTTTTTGAGCGCTTCATGTCAACGTTCGAAATGCCAAGTATGTGTTGTTCTTAGATCGGCTGTGTCCATGCCCTGCCTTTAATGCTAGTATTTTACTTAGACAAATGCTGAAGTTGCACACCATCCTGTATCTCTTGCCGGAAGCTACATGAGAAAGGGATAGGCTTCCACTACGAAGCTCAGTTGACCTGGGCAGAACTTGAAGAATCCCTCAGGCAGGATGGTTCCCTTCGTCCTTGCAACCTGTGATTGCATTCTTTCATAAGTGGAGGCGGGCCCGGGGTTTCGGTGGGAAGAATAGACGGAGAAGAAGCAGCAGGTACAAAAAATGGTTCTTTATTAAGCTTAACATCAGGAATCCCCAAACCAAACGGATCTAACAGTTCAACCTCAGGCAACAACTTATAACGTTTCCCTTTAATTGTGtcaacatttttatcttcttttacaTTTTCTTCGCTCCATGGATACAGGTCATAACTTGGTTCTGTGCGGGAGCGCTCAGCACTGTGCATATTGTCCCGCAGCACAGATGCTTCACGTGTTTCCCCTCTAACCGTGGGAGATACGGGCTGAAACCAAAGTGGGTCTCCTTCATCCCCGAAGCCTGTGTAAGAGAGGCTTTTCCCAAATTCCATCCCACTCCTGCCTTGTAATTATCTCTCTTAACTGTGTCGGTGGGGATAGGGAGCAGTCCTCCGCCAGTCATAAGATTCAGAAAGTCTTTTAGTAGCTTTGCCAATCTAtctctttcttcccccctttCATCCATCTGCATCCCTCTGCCTTCCCGTTCTGTctgcccctcctccttcctcctgtcCTCTTTTATCTCATCCCACCTCAAGAGATCTAACTCATCCCCCTCATtcttttgcctgccttctgctaGGAACACTTCCACCGCTCTATTACTCCCTCTCTCTGTATCTTCAATTTTAATCAACTCTCCCATGACGCAGCCCTCGTTCACTTCAGTCTGTTCTCTcatggaggacggcacacttttTGTCTCTCGCTCACACAACCCCAATTTGTTACCATCTCTTTGCAGTTCTGAAAATTGTTATTTCCCATTTGTGTAGTTCAAGAGACGTAAGTGTTTGGTTGGGGTTAAAAATTACATATATGGTGCTTAAGGAAAGGTCATGGAAGTCAAGATTTTGGAGAAGTGCCCTTTTCTGGACCACAAaatccagaatcccctagccaaacGGCTGCTTGGACTTTTATTATATTCCCTTGAGCTCCATTCCTGCTATTTTTTACTTCAAACCAGAAATCAATACATATCCTTTTGATTTGCAGAAATAGGAacagaaataaatcaaattattttattggtttttgatgTCTTGGTTTAGTTCTTGCGGAAAGATAGAAACTTAATTATTAAATAACCAGGGGAATGGTAGGGAGATCTCTTACAAGATGCCTTCATACTTTTGTTTCCTGCTGGGTATATGGAgctggctgtaaaaaaaaaaaatctagggaaCCTAAGTATCGCATATTATTCTGAATCACTTTTCTCTGTGACTCATTTGTTTGCAAGGAGACGTTGATATAAGAAGAGATGGTTTCATTCATTGatacaaaaaaaaccaccaattATCTCATGACGATTACCGTTAATTGAGCAGACTGGCACCACTCCCTTCTCCGAAGGGTGCACTTTTTGAAGCGCAGTGTTTAGCACAGGGACACAGGGAACAGTTCCTTTGTAGGCATTTTTGCCACCCCAGTGAACAGGGTGTGTGGGTGGATTTGATGCAAACCTGTTGTGTCACTTCACTGAGGTTGAAGTTTTTGTAGCACCTCCGGCAAGCCACACCCATGTGTCATTTTTATTGCAGAACCAACAGACAACTGCAGTGTCAACTTTACGGTCTACAAAGGTGACTATTATGCCAGCACAGAGACCAACGTAATGCACAAAGTGGATCTGGAAACTCTTAAATCaaaagggaaggtaaaaaaaaaagttgccttTTATCGAATAGAccaaatgggtgggatataaatcaaatcaaatcaaatcaaatcaaatcaaatcaaatcaaatcaaatcaaatcaaatcaatcaatcaatcaatcaatcaatcaatcaatcatgtgtCGTCATTTGTTTCCTTTCATCCATTATTATCTGCTCTTACCAGCAGTAGTGGTCAAGGAATTCCCAGCAGTTTTAGAGGATTCTTTTGGGATGTCACAAATTGAACCTGGAGCTGTTTGCAGGCAAAGCATGTGCTGTAGAACTGAGCTAAGATATGCTTCTGAGCCAGTCACCAATTGCTTGCAAATCTGAGGAGGAGGGTGTCTGGTTGGCCACTGTAGTCATCTGGACTGATCTTGAAGGATTTTTCTTATGGCCATAATAGGTGCATAGAACCATCCTGTCAAGAAGCAGTTGACAGTTAACTGGTGTCCATGGGCAGGAGAGGACAGTTGCTTTCATGTGATTTATTTCTGATCTTGCCAAAGGCATCTGGTcaaccaggaagaaaaaaaaacaatgtgctGGGGCAGATGTTGCTTTCATCTGGTCTAGCACAGCTCTTAGGTTTTTGGGAAATGAAGGgagagaggctcagaaggaagaaaCTTGACCGGAGCATTTTTAGGGTAGAATTGAAGGTTCTGTGCAGTTATTGGTTCATCAAGACTGAAAACATATATGTAAACCATTAGTTTCCAGTCTGACCCTAACAAGGTCAACATCTTTTTACTTGCAGGTGAATTGGGAAAAGTATATTGCAGTGAACGGAGCAACTGCCCACCCACATTATGACCCAGACGGGACGGCATACAATATGGGCAACTCCTATGGGAAACATGGTGAGGCCAGATGgctcagagagagagatataCTTGTTTGACTTGTTTGGAGAACCCTCTTAGCATTTTCCTGGATTCCTGGGATTTCTGGAGGTGGCTTAATAAGCAGGCCGTTTCAGGATATTAACTAGAAAGAAGAGACATTCACAGATATACTGTACCATATGGATTAGTAATAAATACCACGAATGACAGCACACTAGTTTCTATGTTTCCTAATCCATTGGCCTTTTCTCCCCCTGTTTCTGATATCAAAGTAGTGGGAGTGCTGGGAAGTGTGTAACTAGCTCTCCATTGTTAAGATGAAGGCTCCcatttgtcttttctggagaTTCTAGGCACATCATGTTCAGAACCACTTGCTGCTGTGCTGCTGGCAGGACTGTTCCTGATGGATATGCTTTCTCTCTTCCAGGCTCCAACTATAACATCATCTGTGTTCCTCCACAAACGCCTGGCTCCAGTGACTCCAGCCTGGAAGGTGCAAAAGTGTTGTGCACCATTGAGCCAGAAGACAGGATGAGACCCTCCTATTACCACAGCTTCGGTGAGGGCTACCCTCTTTTTCAATGGACCACGTGCGTCTGCTCATAAGGAAGAGACACCTGTGCAGATAACGAGCTGTTCTTCCCTTTGTGTGGCTGCCTTTCCCTAGCCCTCTTCACCTGTTCCTAGGTGTATTTAGTCAAcacaaagaaagggggggagccctgccaccctccctccctccttgtttTAGCCACATGAAAAGAAGTGGGTTTGGAGAGGAGAAACACTTTTCTCTGTGGAGGCATTCCATGTGAACTGAAATGTGGGGGGGGAAAAACCAGGGTTCTGGCTCATGTGGAGCACCTCCCCAGGGACCCTCTTCACACCCTTCTTTGTTCACACAAGCAAACTGAGGGTGGAGAAGTGCAGGGCTAGCACGTTCCCCTCCGTTCATTTGAAGAACACCCCAATGAGGCTTGTCAGCCATTTTGTTTCAGCAGCCAGTTCTCCTTCTCCCTCATCCCTTGTCTCACTCAACCGTCTGTGCCACTGAGTTCCTATGAGCCTCTTTCTATGGAACACGTGCTGAGCTCTTCCACATGAAGTCCTGACCTTTTTTAAGAAATTGGAAGAGTAGTCCTAAAGGTATTTGTCTACTTGGGTGGATatggagcggctctcctgtgctTCCGAGTAGAACTAGGAGGAAAATGCAAGATGGCAATGGGTGCATGATTGGGTGGTCGTCCTGTCAAGAGCGAGTGGACAAAGCATGCCCAATCTTAATGTCCCTAATGACTTGGGATGTAGTGTCCTGattgaaataaatatatgtaaaataaatataatattttaagatTTCAGGGCATTATACTGGACGCATTGAAATTCTCTTGGACAGGACTGGTTAAGCTGATGGAATAAAGGCAGGAGTGTGTTGGGCCATGAAATAAAATGTGGAAGGAGGGCTTGGTTATGTTATGACAAGGGTTGGTATAAAGATTGCTGTCCCTTTTCCCTTCTAGGAATGAGTGAGAACTATGTGATCTTTCTCGAGCAGCCTCTGAAAATGACCCTGTGGAAGTTTATGGCGGCCAAGGCTATGGGGAGATCTTTTTTGGATGGGATCAGCTGGGAACCTCAGAAAAATGTTCGATTCCATGTAGTGAACAAGATCACTGGACAGGTACATCTTTTGCATTTGGGAGCTGGCCAGAGTTGGCTTTGGGGCCGTAGGTTTGGCAGAACTGTTCAGTCGCCAAGCAGGTCAACAGGATCCTGTTGGGGGACCCATATTAAGGATGCGTACTTAGTCTTAAATGTAGTTGCAAGAATGTGGTTCTTGCATAAGGTACTACCAAGTTATTTAAACTTTTGTATTTGTGATTTTATCTGTGGGTAACAACAACTGCTGCAGTGACAACAATAATaatggaggggaaagaaaggacAGCAATAATGGTAACGGCAATAGTACTAAAAACAAAAGCACAAGCGGGCAAGACCCTCACTGCCTTCACGTCCTACGTGTGAGCTTGTAGAAGCCTCTGGCTATCCATGGAAACAAAAAGTCAGATTATATTGACTTTGGGCTGATCTGGGAAGGCAGTTTGTATGTTCACAAATGTTCACCGTGCTCTCTTTTTCTCTAGAGCAATGTAGTATGGCTTTAATTGGTTGGCAGCAAACTCTTCTAAAGCTATTCTTTTGCTAGAGTGGTGAGATTCTGTGAAAAACAGTCCGGGTGGGTCCTGCAAAAATGTCTCTAGGAGTTACCCAGGGGAATTATGTTTGATGgagatttggtgtgtgtgtgtgggggggtgtcagcTTCTCCATGTATCATTGTCTCCATGTGTCATTTTTGGACAGGTTTAGGGTGCCTTTTGTGTGACCGCATGGATCACCCCTTTATCCCTCTTCCACATAAACTCGTAGTTAGGCCATACACAGTACCAGGAATATGCTAGGAAGCAGGGGACTGACTTGTAGACTCATTATTCTGTTCCTCTTTTCAAAAAAGCATTCCTATAATTGGCGTTTTTTCCGAGAGGGTGTTCTGTGAGACATTTTCTGGGCGGCACCAAAGGGCTAAGATTTTCACAggtgtttctcctcttccttgaACAGGTGCTGCCTGTGCCATTGTACAGCAaagccttcttttctttccatcaAATCAATGCCTTTGAAGATGAAGGGTGCATTGTCCTTGACCTCTGCTGTCACGACCAAGGAGGAGCTCTTGACGTTTACCGTCTGCAGAACCTCCACAAGGCGGGGGAAGCCCTTGACCAGGTAGCAATGCACCTTGTCATGATCGTATGCAATACTGAATTCAAAGCCATTTGGCAGTGAGAAGGGTATAGAAGCAAGGAAAGGCTCATCAGTGGCTGTCGTTATTCTGGACTTACGAAGCACCCGGTTTCTCATGTCCCAGTGGTCAGACATGTAGACAGAAACAGGGAGGTGGATGTATATCATGTCTCACGTTATTGTCTATCTCATGCTGCTCTTTCCTCCAAAATCTTCTGCCATCCAGTGAATGCTCTCCATGTTCATACCAGACAAGGTATTCACATTTAATCAAACTGGAAATATTGCTGGCACTTCTCTGCCTCAAAATGTATGAATTCTCTCCACAGGCACCTACCTTCTTGGCAAATGGGATTTGTGCCACCACGCTCACAGGTGGAATTAAAAAAGGGGACAACATGGTGGCAAGGCATAAAACAGACCCCTAACGCTCCACTTTTGGCCTAGCCAGTCAAAATCCACACCCAAACATGAACGCAGGCATTCGTCCCATGCCCCACATGCTGAATCTTGGTCATGGAGCTAAGTGCTCCCTGTGGCCAGACCAGGGCTGTTGGGTGTCCTTCATCCTTGTGTGTTCCCTTTTTGTCTCCTTTACACAGGCCTATAATTCCATGGGAAGGCCCTATCCACGGCGCTTCGTTCTGCCGCTCAGTGTAGACGCCAAGAAACCAGTGGGGCAGAATCTCAGCCCTCTGTCCTACACATCTGCTACAGCCGTGAAGGAGGCTGACGGGAAGGTACatgtgttctgtgtacagacGGATGCTTGGGAGGCTTTTCTGTGGGGCAAGTGGCTACGTTCCACACCAGCTTGCTCCACTCGCCGCTTcttcccaaacaaaacaaaaataaaaccacataTATTGAGTACAAGTAAGCCTAGGGATTGTTTTCCTATATCGGACCAAATTTGAACTTCAGGGCAAACAAGGCACCTGGAGATGGATTTTCCTCTTCTTGTGTCCCCAGAAGGTTTGGCTTCCCCTTTTGTACAATGGAAGGAAAACCTGTGGAATAGGTGAAGGCTGCCCTCCTGTCCAGTCTGTACCCAGAGATGGGGgcctttatgtatttatttttttaaatgctaaaaCCCCCTTACCCCTCTGAGCAATGCCTTGGGGAACAGCCTCCAGAGACTGAGAGGAGGAACCATAGTCCGGTTGTCGAGAGTCCCTCTTTGCTCGTTTCCAGATTTGGTCCTTTTCATCCTGAAATGATCAAGAAGCTGATGATGGGAAAGAAGGTTCCTCTGAGTGTGACACTAAAGAGCTACT is part of the Pogona vitticeps strain Pit_001003342236 chromosome 8, PviZW2.1, whole genome shotgun sequence genome and encodes:
- the BCO2 gene encoding carotenoid-cleaving dioxygenase, mitochondrial isoform X3 — its product is MAPLLPRPRPSGRPVRRSRTEHARPRTGSAVSSPGSGRGEAGGGGEGGRRREEAGKGSSDKMAAAAAGLLRAGLWGTRGRGPVLLSRVCLTRPAAACALVHHHLQTCNIHTSPRSSVIDSLVLSQKQQAVTNFSNRKGLECISPFFSSVEETPHVIPTKIQGHVPKWLKGRLLRNGPGKFEFGDDKYNHWFDGMALLHKFEIEDGIVKYSSKFLRSDSYVTNSKHNRIMIAEFGTMAVPDPCKTVFERFMSTFEMPKPTDNCSVNFTVYKGDYYASTETNVMHKVDLETLKSKGKVNWEKYIAVNGATAHPHYDPDGTAYNMGNSYGKHGSNYNIICVPPQTPGSSDSSLEGAKVLCTIEPEDRMRPSYYHSFGMSENYVIFLEQPLKMTLWKFMAAKAMGRSFLDGISWEPQKNVRFHVVNKITGQVLPVPLYSKAFFSFHQINAFEDEGCIVLDLCCHDQGGALDVYRLQNLHKAGEALDQAYNSMGRPYPRRFVLPLSVDAKKPVGQNLSPLSYTSATAVKEADGKIWCTYESLHNETLEAKGGLEFPQINYARYNGKKYRYFYGCGFGHIIGDSLIKTDVQTKEMKIWKEDGMYPSEPVFVPEPNSAAEDSGIILSVVLTPKQNQGSFLLILDAKNFTELGRAEVPVQIPYGFHGVFVPR
- the BCO2 gene encoding carotenoid-cleaving dioxygenase, mitochondrial isoform X1, which gives rise to MTSDPSKCEENKSKRKKESKNEVSENSQLTSFEKTDLALSESSHRTEALETVLNVIDSLVLSQKQQAVTNFSNRKGLECISPFFSSVEETPHVIPTKIQGHVPKWLKGRLLRNGPGKFEFGDDKYNHWFDGMALLHKFEIEDGIVKYSSKFLRSDSYVTNSKHNRIMIAEFGTMAVPDPCKTVFERFMSTFEMPKPTDNCSVNFTVYKGDYYASTETNVMHKVDLETLKSKGKVNWEKYIAVNGATAHPHYDPDGTAYNMGNSYGKHGSNYNIICVPPQTPGSSDSSLEGAKVLCTIEPEDRMRPSYYHSFGMSENYVIFLEQPLKMTLWKFMAAKAMGRSFLDGISWEPQKNVRFHVVNKITGQVLPVPLYSKAFFSFHQINAFEDEGCIVLDLCCHDQGGALDVYRLQNLHKAGEALDQAYNSMGRPYPRRFVLPLSVDAKKPVGQNLSPLSYTSATAVKEADGKIWCTYESLHNETLEAKGGLEFPQINYARYNGKKYRYFYGCGFGHIIGDSLIKTDVQTKEMKIWKEDGMYPSEPVFVPEPNSAAEDSGIILSVVLTPKQNQGSFLLILDAKNFTELGRAEVPVQIPYGFHGVFVPR
- the BCO2 gene encoding carotenoid-cleaving dioxygenase, mitochondrial isoform X2, whose amino-acid sequence is MLSYILSFISLLSKNVALFLWSLLQYIPVIDSLVLSQKQQAVTNFSNRKGLECISPFFSSVEETPHVIPTKIQGHVPKWLKGRLLRNGPGKFEFGDDKYNHWFDGMALLHKFEIEDGIVKYSSKFLRSDSYVTNSKHNRIMIAEFGTMAVPDPCKTVFERFMSTFEMPKPTDNCSVNFTVYKGDYYASTETNVMHKVDLETLKSKGKVNWEKYIAVNGATAHPHYDPDGTAYNMGNSYGKHGSNYNIICVPPQTPGSSDSSLEGAKVLCTIEPEDRMRPSYYHSFGMSENYVIFLEQPLKMTLWKFMAAKAMGRSFLDGISWEPQKNVRFHVVNKITGQVLPVPLYSKAFFSFHQINAFEDEGCIVLDLCCHDQGGALDVYRLQNLHKAGEALDQAYNSMGRPYPRRFVLPLSVDAKKPVGQNLSPLSYTSATAVKEADGKIWCTYESLHNETLEAKGGLEFPQINYARYNGKKYRYFYGCGFGHIIGDSLIKTDVQTKEMKIWKEDGMYPSEPVFVPEPNSAAEDSGIILSVVLTPKQNQGSFLLILDAKNFTELGRAEVPVQIPYGFHGVFVPR
- the BCO2 gene encoding carotenoid-cleaving dioxygenase, mitochondrial isoform X4, whose translation is MALLHKFEIEDGIVKYSSKFLRSDSYVTNSKHNRIMIAEFGTMAVPDPCKTVFERFMSTFEMPKPTDNCSVNFTVYKGDYYASTETNVMHKVDLETLKSKGKVNWEKYIAVNGATAHPHYDPDGTAYNMGNSYGKHGSNYNIICVPPQTPGSSDSSLEGAKVLCTIEPEDRMRPSYYHSFGMSENYVIFLEQPLKMTLWKFMAAKAMGRSFLDGISWEPQKNVRFHVVNKITGQVLPVPLYSKAFFSFHQINAFEDEGCIVLDLCCHDQGGALDVYRLQNLHKAGEALDQAYNSMGRPYPRRFVLPLSVDAKKPVGQNLSPLSYTSATAVKEADGKIWCTYESLHNETLEAKGGLEFPQINYARYNGKKYRYFYGCGFGHIIGDSLIKTDVQTKEMKIWKEDGMYPSEPVFVPEPNSAAEDSGIILSVVLTPKQNQGSFLLILDAKNFTELGRAEVPVQIPYGFHGVFVPR